In a genomic window of Shouchella clausii:
- the modA gene encoding molybdate ABC transporter substrate-binding protein — protein MKRQLPTCTCALLFMFLAGCTPSGTITEADDGIHVMAAASLTDALTKLESMYEEQTGETLVINYGSSGKLRQQINEGAPADVFLSASVADMKQVANASNLVDSVNLLENKLVLVAAPEVADSLSEWDDLTSANLRSLAIGQTETVPAGQYAKQSLETLGMWEQLEESFIFGSDVRQVLTYVETGNADAGLVYQTDAETSEQVTIVAEAPEHSHEPIYYPVGLINDDEKARHFYEWLQTDEALAVFEDFGFSGVS, from the coding sequence ATGAAACGACAACTGCCTACTTGTACCTGTGCGCTGTTATTTATGTTTTTAGCAGGCTGTACCCCTTCTGGAACGATCACGGAAGCAGATGATGGAATTCATGTGATGGCGGCAGCGAGTTTGACGGATGCATTAACAAAATTAGAGTCTATGTATGAAGAACAAACAGGGGAAACACTTGTGATTAACTATGGTTCTTCAGGAAAGCTGCGCCAGCAAATCAATGAAGGCGCGCCAGCTGACGTGTTTCTGTCGGCTTCTGTTGCAGATATGAAACAAGTCGCCAATGCCAGCAACCTTGTTGACTCAGTGAATCTACTTGAAAACAAGCTAGTCCTTGTAGCTGCACCTGAAGTTGCCGATAGCCTTAGCGAATGGGATGACCTAACGAGCGCTAATTTGCGCAGCCTTGCCATCGGCCAAACGGAAACGGTCCCTGCAGGCCAATATGCGAAACAATCGTTAGAAACGTTAGGAATGTGGGAGCAACTCGAAGAATCCTTCATTTTTGGCAGCGATGTCCGCCAAGTGCTTACTTATGTTGAAACGGGAAATGCCGATGCTGGCCTCGTCTATCAGACGGATGCGGAAACATCCGAGCAAGTTACGATTGTGGCAGAAGCTCCTGAACACTCACACGAACCGATCTATTATCCAGTCGGGCTTATTAACGACGATGAAAAAGCTCGCCATTTTTATGAATGGCTGCAAACAGATGAAGCACTCGCCGTCTTCGAGGACTTCGGCTTTTCAGGAGTTTCCTAA